A region of Globicephala melas unplaced genomic scaffold, mGloMel1.2 SCAFFOLD_1144, whole genome shotgun sequence DNA encodes the following proteins:
- the LOC132596386 gene encoding peptidase E-like: MGHRVTSIHHFEDYKKAILEADCVMVGGGNTWHLTRLLHQHELIEPIRERVQNDGIPYIGWSAGSNVACPTLKTTNDMPIVDPLSFETLNLVPFQINAHYTELTLEGHGGETRQMRLGEFIIANPDTYVLGLPEGTMIRVEGDKYELLGIESPKCKLFKFGQEEQELTDLSGLTF; the protein is encoded by the coding sequence ATGGGACATAGGGTAACTTCTATCCACCACTTCGAGGACTACAAGAAAGCTATTCTAGAGGCGGACTGCGTTATGGTAGGCGGTGGTAACACTTGGCACTTGACTCGCCTCCTTCATCAGCACGAGCTGATAGAGCCTATCCGTGAGCGTGTGCAAAATGACGGCATACCTTATATAGGTTGGAGTGCAGGAAGTAACGTTGCCTGCCCAACGCTGAAGACAACCAACGATATGCCTATTGTTGATCCGCTGAGCTTCGAGACGCTGAACCTTGTCCCCTTTCAAATCAACGCCCACTATACGGAGCTGACGCTAGAGGGACACGGAGGTGAGACACGTCAAATGCGTCTAGGCGAGTTCATCATTGCCAACCCTGACACCTATGTCCTTGGCCTTCCAGAGGGAACGATGATTAGAGTTGAGGGGGACAAGTACGAACTTTTGGGCATAGAGTCGCCCAAGTGTAAGCTCTTTAAGTTCGGACAGGAGGAGCAAGAGCTAACAGATCTCTCGGGTTTGACATTCTAA